Genomic window (Cystobacter fuscus DSM 2262):
TTCACGAACTCGATGCCCGCGAGGAAGCTCGGCGCCTCGTAGGTGCGCCGCAGCATCCCTCCCTCCTGCTTCCACCCGGTGTGCTCGGCGAGGAACCGCTCGAGTTCCGCGGTGCTCAACTGCGTCTTGTCGTAGGCCATGGCGTGCTCTCTCCTCTCAGGCGCGCTCCACCGCGCGCCGCCACTTGGTCAGGTACTTCTCACGCACCTCGGGCTTCATCTTCGGCTTGAAGACCTTGCCCACCTTCCACGCCTGGCGGATGGCGTCCGTGCTGCTCCACACCCCCGCGCCCAGACCCGCGAGGAACGCCGCCCCAAGCGTCGTCGTCTGCAGGTCCTTGGGGCGCACCACCTCGGTGCCCAGCATGTCCGCCTGGAACTGCATCATCAGGTTGTTGGCCGACGCGCCCCCGTCCACCTTGAAGGCGGGAATCTGCCGGCCGCTGTCCTGGCGCATCGCCTCGGCCAGGTCATGAATCTGCATCGCCACGCCCTCGAGCGCCGCGCGCGCCAGGTGCGCCACCGTGGTGGAGCGGTCCATGCCCCCGAACAGGCCGCGCGCCTCGGGCCGCCAGTGCGGTGCCCCCAGCCCCGCGAGCGCCGGGACGAACACCACGTCTCCACTCTCCTTCACGCTCGCGGCGAGCTCCTCCACGTCCGAGGACTTCTTGATGACCTTGAGCCCGTCGCGCAGCCACTGCACCGCGGCCCCGGCGATGAAGGAGCTGCCCTCGAGCGCGTACGTCGTCTGGTCTCCAATCTTCCACGCCACCGTGGTGAGCAGCCCCGCCTTCGACGTCACCGGCGTCTCGCCCGTGTTCATCAGCAGGAAGGCGCCCGTGCCGTAGGTGCACTTGGCCTCACCGGGGGCGAAGCACGCCTGACCGAAGAGCGCCGACTGCTGGT
Coding sequences:
- the glpK gene encoding glycerol kinase GlpK codes for the protein MAKAKYVLAVDQGTTGTHVSILDDRLRVVGSSYREFPQHFPKPSWVEHDLDEIWATVEQCIRSALKDAKLSGKQMAAVGITNQRETTGLWERSTGKPLSRAIVWQDRRTSEHCAKLREQGEEARVRETTGLVLDPYFSATKLSWLLEHVKGARKRAEKGDACFGTIDTWLVYKMTGGQSHVTDVTNASRTLLMDVKRLAWDDSLRTLFGVPAACLPEIRGSAESYGTTRGMRSLPDGIPITGMAGDQQSALFGQACFAPGEAKCTYGTGAFLLMNTGETPVTSKAGLLTTVAWKIGDQTTYALEGSSFIAGAAVQWLRDGLKVIKKSSDVEELAASVKESGDVVFVPALAGLGAPHWRPEARGLFGGMDRSTTVAHLARAALEGVAMQIHDLAEAMRQDSGRQIPAFKVDGGASANNLMMQFQADMLGTEVVRPKDLQTTTLGAAFLAGLGAGVWSSTDAIRQAWKVGKVFKPKMKPEVREKYLTKWRRAVERA